A window from Streptomyces sp. NBC_00299 encodes these proteins:
- a CDS encoding ATP-dependent Clp protease proteolytic subunit, with amino-acid sequence MTPLTTLAPRAEEGDTAPTRFDDQLAAQLLGQRIVLLGTQVDEVSANRVCAQLLILSAEDPRTDISLYINSPGGSVHAGLAIYDTMRLIPNDVATLAMGFAASMGQFLLSVGSAGKRYALPNARIMMHQPSAGIGGTTADIEIQAENLEFTKKTIERITAEHTGQSPETISRDGDRDRWFTAEEAREYGMVDQVVESLTDVRPAASKRRMGL; translated from the coding sequence ATGACTCCACTCACCACGCTCGCGCCGCGGGCCGAGGAGGGCGACACCGCGCCCACCCGCTTCGACGACCAGTTGGCCGCCCAGCTCCTCGGCCAGCGCATCGTCCTGCTGGGCACCCAGGTCGACGAGGTCTCCGCGAACCGGGTCTGCGCCCAACTGCTGATCCTGTCCGCGGAGGACCCGCGCACCGACATCAGCCTGTACATCAACAGCCCGGGCGGCTCCGTGCACGCGGGCCTGGCCATCTACGACACGATGCGGCTGATCCCGAACGACGTCGCGACGCTCGCCATGGGCTTTGCGGCCAGCATGGGCCAGTTCCTGCTGAGCGTCGGCAGCGCGGGCAAGCGGTACGCGCTGCCGAACGCGCGCATCATGATGCACCAGCCGTCGGCGGGCATCGGCGGTACCACCGCGGACATCGAGATCCAGGCGGAGAACCTGGAGTTCACGAAGAAGACCATCGAGCGGATCACCGCCGAGCACACCGGCCAGAGCCCGGAGACCATCTCCCGGGACGGCGACCGCGACCGCTGGTTCACGGCCGAGGAGGCCAGGGAGTACGGCATGGTGGACCAGGTCGTGGAGTCCCTCACGGACGTCCGCCCGGCCGCCTCCAAGCGACGGATGGGGCTGTGA
- a CDS encoding helix-turn-helix domain-containing protein, whose protein sequence is MSKQAPNEARVIPLRPPAARPGTTRPASERPATQAPAPAATPPAPAPKEPLWRDLVGDVLRRERLAQERTLKDVADAARISMPYLSEVERGRKEASSEVLAAAAHALGLGLGDLLSQAQGELLRLTARRAPTGSRTRAGSRYDGMCLAA, encoded by the coding sequence GTGAGCAAACAAGCGCCGAACGAAGCCCGCGTCATTCCCCTGCGCCCGCCGGCCGCGCGCCCGGGAACGACCCGCCCCGCGTCCGAACGCCCTGCCACTCAGGCACCCGCGCCCGCCGCCACACCGCCCGCCCCGGCACCCAAGGAACCCCTGTGGCGCGACCTGGTCGGCGACGTCCTGCGCCGCGAGCGCCTCGCCCAGGAACGCACCTTGAAGGACGTGGCCGACGCGGCCCGGATCTCCATGCCGTACCTCTCGGAGGTGGAGCGCGGCCGCAAGGAGGCCTCCTCGGAGGTCCTCGCGGCCGCCGCCCACGCCCTCGGACTCGGCCTCGGCGACCTGTTGTCGCAGGCGCAGGGCGAGCTCCTCCGGCTCACCGCCCGCCGCGCACCCACCGGCAGCCGCACCAGGGCCGGTTCACGGTACGACGGGATGTGCCTCGCGGCGTGA
- a CDS encoding ClpP family protease → MGNYTIPYVVERTAHGERSSDVFSRLLSERIIFLGTEIDDGVANVVIAQLLHLESSAPENEIAIYLNSPGGSFTSLMAIYDTMTYVQAPISTFCVGQAASTAAVLLAGGDPGRRFVLEHARVLLGQPATGGSRGMVSDLALQAKEMVRIRSQVEEVLARHTHHDIATLRADMDRDKVFTAEEAVAYGLADEVVSRRLVRV, encoded by the coding sequence ATGGGCAACTACACGATTCCGTACGTCGTCGAGCGGACCGCGCACGGCGAGCGGTCCTCCGACGTGTTCAGCCGGCTGCTGTCGGAGCGGATCATCTTCCTCGGTACGGAGATCGACGACGGCGTCGCCAACGTCGTCATCGCGCAACTCCTGCATCTGGAGTCGTCGGCTCCGGAGAACGAGATCGCGATCTACCTCAACTCCCCCGGCGGCTCGTTCACTTCGCTGATGGCGATCTACGACACGATGACCTACGTGCAGGCGCCGATCTCGACCTTCTGCGTCGGCCAGGCGGCTTCCACTGCGGCCGTCCTGCTGGCCGGAGGGGATCCGGGGCGGCGGTTCGTGCTGGAGCACGCGCGCGTGCTGCTCGGCCAGCCCGCCACCGGCGGCAGCCGGGGCATGGTGTCCGACCTCGCCCTCCAGGCCAAGGAGATGGTCCGGATCCGCTCGCAGGTCGAGGAGGTGCTGGCGCGGCACACCCACCACGACATCGCGACCCTGCGGGCGGACATGGACCGCGACAAGGTGTTCACCGCCGAGGAGGCCGTGGCGTACGGCCTCGCCGACGAGGTGGTGAGCCGGCGCCTCGTGCGGGTCTGA